The sequence below is a genomic window from Rhodothermia bacterium.
CGTACAGCATTGGCTTCTGGAAGGGTGACACTGGGGAAGGAGGCTTTCCTAAAAGTAAAAGAAAACCAGATTAAGAAAGGGGATGTTCTAACGATAGCCAAAATTGCGGGAATCCAAGGTGCAAAGCAAACTTCCATGTTAATTCCACTTTGTCATAATATCTACTTGCAAAACGTAACAGTTGAAACCGTCCTAAATGAGGAAAACCTATCGGTGGATATTCTTGCCTTCGTGAAAACACACGGCCAGACGGGGGTTGAGATGGAGGCACTTTCCGCGGTTTCAGCAGCGGCACTTACGGTCTATGACATGTGCAAGTCTGTTTCAAAAGACATTTCCATAACAAACATCTGCCTTCAAGCCAAAACTGGTGGATTGAGTGGAGATTATCGCCGGATCCTCGACAATTGAAACAAAACCAATAAAATGGTGGCGGACGTTAAACTTCTGGTCTATAGCCATAAGATTTAGGACAAAAGACCATAAAATAAAGCCGCAATTTTTTCGGGCCGTATTCGTTAATCACCGAAAATCCGCTTTATATTATCCCATAGCGATTCTTTTGGACATTGGTCGTGCAAAACTGCAATACCATTGTCATTCATTAAAAAAAGTATAAAAAATGGATGTCGAAAATTTCCTTTCAATGTTTGGCGTTTTTGGGGTCATCGCTCTCGTACTGATGGTGCTCTTGTTCTTTCGCTACATTCCAGTCGGCCTTTGGATTACGGCCTTCTTTTCGGGCGTCCGTCTGAAACTCATCCGAGATTTGGTGGGAATGCGCCTGCGAAAAGTACCGCCTCACCCCATTGTTCGTGGGCTAATTACCGCACATAAAGCCGGAGTAGAAGTCAGTCCAGAGAAATTAGAAGCACACTTCTTGGCCGGTGGCAACATTAATTCGGTGGTAAATGCCTTGGTCTCAGCAGATAAAGCCCGGATTGATTTGTCGTTTGAGCGTGCAACTGCTATTGACTTGGCGGGTCGTGATGTTTTCCAAGCCATTCAAGTTTCGGTTACACCAAAAGTGATCGAAACACCAGCCATTGCAGCAGTTGCCAAAGATGGAATCCAGTTGCGGGCAATTGCGCGCGTAACGGTTCGTGCAAATATGGAACGTTTTGTGGGTGGCGCTGGCGAAGAAACCATCATTGCCCGTGTAGGGGAAGGTATTGTTTCTACGATTGGTTCCTCAAATTCGCACAAAGAGGTACTGGAAAATCCAGACAAAATCTCGCAAGTGGTA
It includes:
- the moaC gene encoding cyclic pyranopterin monophosphate synthase MoaC → MIETEIPSLSHVNAEGQIKMVDVGEKGANCRTALASGRVTLGKEAFLKVKENQIKKGDVLTIAKIAGIQGAKQTSMLIPLCHNIYLQNVTVETVLNEENLSVDILAFVKTHGQTGVEMEALSAVSAAALTVYDMCKSVSKDISITNICLQAKTGGLSGDYRRILDN
- the floA gene encoding flotillin-like protein FloA (flotillin-like protein involved in membrane lipid rafts), with protein sequence MDVENFLSMFGVFGVIALVLMVLLFFRYIPVGLWITAFFSGVRLKLIRDLVGMRLRKVPPHPIVRGLITAHKAGVEVSPEKLEAHFLAGGNINSVVNALVSADKARIDLSFERATAIDLAGRDVFQAIQVSVTPKVIETPAIAAVAKDGIQLRAIARVTVRANMERFVGGAGEETIIARVGEGIVSTIGSSNSHKEVLENPDKISQVVLAKGLDAGTAFEILSIDIADVDIGENIGAKLQTDQAEADLKIGRARAEERRAAAVALEQEMRAQVAEQQAKLVAAEAEVPRAIAAALQSGKLGFMDYYNLKNLQADTKMRDAIGSGSDASLQND